Proteins encoded together in one Cyanobacterium stanieri LEGE 03274 window:
- a CDS encoding septal ring lytic transglycosylase RlpA family protein — translation MLTNTWNNAVRSAITIILGVSGLAIAPNVRANTANFSEQNTAGTSQVNNPVAVQLNDTIQEFLTSKLYSHQWQSQQAVTLHFQNIPLLTFVGNDQGEINARAREFASRLDQLHQQQADANKIAVRWDSQRAEHLIQYDQEDLIALNDGTILPDSTTNAQNDALQATNRLRRLLGNAEPITSIIDQPEQVIASGAGVKGSTGRVIRGIASWYGPGFHGRRTANGERFNQNALTAAHRSLPFGTRVKVTNVSNGRSVVVRINDRGPFTGGRVIDLAAGAAQAIGLKSRGVGPVTIQVLGR, via the coding sequence ATGCTTACAAACACTTGGAACAACGCTGTTAGATCAGCCATCACAATTATTTTAGGAGTATCTGGTTTAGCGATCGCTCCTAACGTAAGAGCTAATACGGCGAATTTCTCTGAGCAAAATACAGCAGGTACTTCTCAGGTCAATAACCCTGTTGCTGTACAACTAAACGACACTATACAAGAATTTTTAACCAGCAAACTTTACTCCCATCAGTGGCAATCTCAACAAGCCGTAACTCTACATTTCCAAAATATTCCCTTACTAACCTTTGTGGGTAATGATCAAGGGGAAATCAATGCCAGGGCCAGAGAATTTGCTTCTCGTCTCGATCAACTCCATCAACAACAGGCCGATGCTAATAAAATTGCGGTGCGCTGGGATAGTCAAAGGGCAGAACATTTGATCCAATACGATCAAGAAGATCTCATTGCCCTCAACGATGGAACTATTTTGCCTGATTCCACAACCAATGCTCAAAATGACGCTTTACAGGCTACTAATAGATTACGTAGATTATTAGGCAATGCCGAGCCTATCACTTCTATCATTGATCAACCTGAACAAGTTATTGCTAGTGGTGCTGGAGTGAAGGGTTCTACAGGTAGAGTCATTAGAGGTATTGCTTCTTGGTATGGTCCTGGTTTCCATGGTCGTAGAACGGCTAATGGGGAAAGATTTAACCAAAATGCCTTAACCGCCGCCCATCGTAGCTTACCTTTTGGTACTCGTGTGAAGGTTACTAATGTAAGTAATGGTCGCTCTGTGGTGGTGAGAATTAATGACCGTGGCCCTTTTACTGGTGGACGGGTAATTGATTTGGCGGCGGGAGCTGCTCAGGCCATCGGTTTGAAAAGTCGGGGAGTAGGCCCTGTGACGATTCAGGTATTAGGTCGTTAG
- a CDS encoding CPBP family intramembrane glutamic endopeptidase produces MSDNQENVESLSRIQILVFMGITAVIFLLIAQIWHRAGSIALIPIQFNLSAIITGALLATGILLASVVLSKCWTPYRISAEKYMNLIISPLLLPDLIWVGLLPGLSEELLFRGVMIPAFGYGYGAIVISSILFGVLHLSDAQNWHYVLWATIIGSILGYSAYATDNLLVPITAHILINFSSSLLWKLNHNRKLQ; encoded by the coding sequence ATGAGTGACAATCAAGAAAATGTAGAATCTTTAAGTCGCATTCAAATTTTAGTTTTCATGGGGATAACTGCGGTTATTTTTCTACTCATTGCCCAGATTTGGCATCGGGCAGGGTCGATCGCCCTTATCCCTATACAATTTAATTTATCAGCTATCATCACGGGAGCATTATTAGCTACAGGAATATTATTAGCTAGTGTGGTGTTAAGCAAATGTTGGACTCCCTACCGCATCAGTGCTGAAAAATATATGAATCTCATTATTTCTCCTTTACTCTTACCTGATTTGATTTGGGTGGGTTTATTACCCGGGTTAAGTGAAGAATTATTATTTAGGGGGGTAATGATTCCGGCTTTTGGTTATGGTTATGGTGCGATCGTTATTTCCAGCATTCTTTTTGGAGTCCTACACCTGAGCGATGCCCAAAACTGGCATTATGTATTATGGGCAACCATCATCGGCTCTATTCTCGGATACAGCGCCTATGCCACTGATAACCTCTTAGTACCCATTACCGCTCATATCTTAATCAACTTTAGCTCTAGTTTGCTCTGGAAATTAAACCATAACAGAAAGTTACAATAG